The genomic window ACTACTACACCAAAGGCCAGGGCAACCACGAGTATGTTTATAACTTAGGCTTTGACGCATCGCAGTCATTCCACCAGTACGGCTTCTACTGGGACAGAACACACATCACATGGTATGTTGACAAGAAGCCTGTATACACAGCTTACAGAGATATCCCGCAGACTCCCGGCAGAATAATGATGAACGTATGGAACGGCAAAGGCGTTGACGAGTGGTTAAAACACTATAACGGCAGAGCTCCGCTCACAGCTCAGTATGACTGGATAAGCTACACAGCTCCTTCATCGGGCCGCAGCAATAACAACAGCAGCAATAATAACACAAACTACAATAAAAATAATAATAACAACAATAACAATAACAATAACAACTACAGCAACAGCTCGGCAAACTTCAACTCCAACCAGAAGTATGCTATCAAGTGCGTAAACAGCGGCAAAGCACTTGACGTTTCGGGCGCAAGCAAGAATGACGGCGCAAATGTTCTCCAGTATCGCTATAACGGCCAGAACAACCAGAAGTGGTATCTCCAGAAGCAGTCAAACGGCTACTATGTCATCAAGTGTGCAAACAGCGGCAAGGTGCTTGATGTTGCATGGGGCAGCAAGAACGACGGCGCAAATGTTCAGCAGTGCTCGTACAACGGCGGCAGCGCTCAGCAGTGGGAGCTCAGAAAGGTCGGCAACAGCTACGCTATCATAAACAGAGGCAGCGGCAAGGCTCTCGACGTTTCCGGCAGATCTACAGCTGACAACGCAAATGTTCTCCAGTGGAGATACACAGGCGCTAACAACCAGCTCTGGAACATAGAGGCAGTTTACTGATAACAGGAATAGAGTAAAGAATTGCAGCATCGGCGGCTGAAAGGCTGACGGTGCTGCATTTTTGTTTTCAGATATGCAAAAAGCCCGGAGAGCTCATGCTCTCCGGGCAGTGTTTTCACATTAAGTCAAGCTATCCAATGACTGACTCAGTCGCCCTTGAAAATAATGGTGGCATTTTCTAAAAGGATGTCATTTCCCCGCCGGTGGGGTTCATTAGGGGGCGAGCAAACGCTTGACTTTTTTCAAGCTATTTTGTGACCGACTGCTATAAGGGGAACACTTGACAGGCCCGACGTCTCGGGACACTGCCGTCACCAACGAATAAAAGGAAGTCACGATAATACGGATTTGAACCATATTCCCCAAGCAACGCTTGAAATGCGTTTTGACTCGTTAAGCTATCATGCAGCAGACTCAGGCTATGCCGTCTAACCAGAACGTTAAAAGTAGACTGCATAATACGCATAGCCGAACGCTTAACTACAAAAACAACAGGCAAAATGACAGCAGACTGACTGCACACAAACATACGGCGTCCCAACCGGGACCTTCCGTTCGGAAATATGTAAAAGGAAGCTGCCACAAGGTGTGCGCAACGCCTGTTGTGTTTAAGGCAACACCGCACAAAGACCGCCTGAAGGCTTTGTACGCAACTTACTTGCATCTTTTCCGTCATATTACACATTTTTTCCTTGAAATACGGTAGTATTCCTTCGGAAAATCTGTGCAATCTGACGAAAAAGCTGACTGCGCAATTTGCGCACAATCTTCGTGCGGTGTTGCCTTAACATTATTATAGTACATCCTGACCTGAAAGTCAAGATGTAAAATGCGGGCTTTGCATAAAGCCGCAAGCCCGAATGGGCACATAACTATTAACTGTTAACTGATAAAGTCAGCTGTCCATAAAGAAGTTGTTATCTATCAGGCTTACTTCCTTGTCGTCGGCAGGCTTGCCCATAACAAGTACAACGTCTGCCTCCTCACGGGTATCGACCTTTGTTGCCCACTGACCCTTGAAAAGCACAGTGAGATACTTTTCCACGCTGAAGGCGTTGTTTCTTGTAAATGAGCGGTAGTAGTCGTTGCCGCCGGTCGAGCACTGCACGCCGTCAAATACGATGCACCTGTTCTGAACGTCAACGTAGCCGTAGTTTATAGCTCTGTATCTGCCGGTCAGGTAGTGCGTGAAGAAGCAGTTCTTCGGGTCGTATAGCTCGACCTCCCTGCCGACCTCGTTTACTGCCATAACGCCCACGAAGCACTCCTCGATATCCCCGAAGCAGGGCTTGCCCGAGAAAAGATTTATGTTCGCAGTCACGAAATTGACCGAGGTTGCAGCCTTTTCAAGGTCGATGTCTATGTACTCGGCAGCGTCGCTGTGGGTTATATCACCGCTGAAAACTATCTCGTCGGTCTTGTATTTTGAGTTCCAGCCGACGTTTATCTGCTTGCCTTCAAGGTCCTTTGCGGCACCGTGCAGGTCAACGTCTACCCTTTCCTTGTCGTTCCAGTAAACAAAGAAGCGTATCCTCTTTATGTCCTCAGGTATCCTGTATGCAAGGCCTGAGCGAATGTAGCCGCCCTCTGACGACTTGTCAGTCACCCGTAATGCCGACTGCTCAAAGTCAAATCCGCTCTCGTCTATGTATACCTTTTTGCCCTTTATGGGGGTGTTGCAGGCCATGAAGCGGCGCATGAGCAGCTGATTAAGAAGTATGCTGATGACCATTGCTTCCTTGAAGCGCTCATCGCTTTCCCATACCTCTGCCGGACGCTCAAAGTGCGAGGCAAGGCTCACAAGCGTCTGTATCCTGAGCGAGAATGCCTTGTCAAGCATCGTCTTGTATACGATGTCTGCCTTGTAGCCGTTTCGCAGCAGATATGTCAGATGCCTTAGCATTATGCCGGGGCGCTGTGAGTAGTAGGCGATAGCCTCGGGGCTCTTTACCGATACGAGATACTTCGCCCTTGACTCCCACGAGCGCAGCTCGCCGTTTCTGAAAGCCGCAACTGCTGCCTTGTGCTCATCGCTTCTTGAATACTCGTTGAAGTCGATGAATTTGAGCATGAGCAGTGTTCTCTCTCCCTTCTTGTTTGAGAGTATCATGTTCTCCTTGAAGTCAGCTGCAGGATAGCTCTCAAGCAGCTTGACTATGAGGCGCTTCTGCGAGGTCCTGAAATGGAAGCCTGCCCTTGTGAGAGCGTAGTCCATGCACTTCCACACATCGCCAGTGTGCTGGCAGACAGAGTGGAGCACTTCGAGCTTTCGCTTCTTGTCGAGCTCGGCTGATGTGAACACCGAGTTGAACACATCGAGCAGGTTCTGCTTGAAGGTGACTTTAACGCCTGTTATCTGCCCGGTAGTCAGGTGAGCAAGACACTCGGGTATCATCATCTTTTCCTTGTCGTCCATGCGCTCGGTCTTTGTGAGTATCCTGGTGTAGGGAACTATATACTTGTCCTTTTCATCAATAAGAGCCAGCACCTTGGCTTCGAGAAGTGCAGGGTTCTGCT from Ruminococcus sp. NK3A76 includes these protein-coding regions:
- a CDS encoding family 16 glycosylhydrolase; the protein is MKLRRLIGALAAAAMSLSMMVMPTTAASTFTGSYFGTGFDSYDWGKMEASDGWSNGGMFDCTWSKNNVQFSGGKMNLSITGNSWQGYKGAEYRTTQAFGFGMYDVSMKPIKNDGVVSSFFTYTGPSDGTVWDEIDIEFLGKNTNQVQFNYYTKGQGNHEYVYNLGFDASQSFHQYGFYWDRTHITWYVDKKPVYTAYRDIPQTPGRIMMNVWNGKGVDEWLKHYNGRAPLTAQYDWISYTAPSSGRSNNNSSNNNTNYNKNNNNNNNNNNNNYSNSSANFNSNQKYAIKCVNSGKALDVSGASKNDGANVLQYRYNGQNNQKWYLQKQSNGYYVIKCANSGKVLDVAWGSKNDGANVQQCSYNGGSAQQWELRKVGNSYAIINRGSGKALDVSGRSTADNANVLQWRYTGANNQLWNIEAVY